The following DNA comes from Streptomyces sp. Ag109_O5-10.
CGCCAACACCGCGCCCGAGAACGCCATGATGGGCAAGCTGGTGGTGGACTCGATCGTCACCTGGGCGAAGGAGTACAAGGTCGACGGGTTCCGCTTCGACCTGATGGGCCACCACCCGAAGGCCAACATCCTGGCCGTGCGCAAGGCGCTCGACGCGCTCACCCTGAAGAAGGACGGCGTCGACGGCAAGAAGATCATCCTGTACGGGGAGGGCTGGAACTTCGGCGAGGTCGCGAACGACGCCCGGTTCGTGCAGGCCACCCAGCAGAACATGGCCGGCACCGGCATCGCCACCTTCTCCGACCGGGCCCGGGACGGCGTACGCGGCGGCAGTCCCTTCGACGACGACCCCGGCATCCAGGGCTTCGCCTCCGGCCTCTACACCGATCCCAACTCCTCGACCGCCAACGGCACCGAGGCCGAGCAGAAGGCCCGCCTCCTGCACTACCAGGACCTGATCAAGGTCGGGCTGACCGGCAACCTCGCCAAGTACCGGTTCACCGACAGCGACGGCAAGGAGGTCACCGGCGCGGAGATCGACTACAACGGCTCGCCCGCCGGATACGCCGACGCGCCCGGCGACGCCCTCGCCTACGTCGACGCGCACGACAACGAGTCGCTGTTCGACGCGTTGACGTACAAGCTGCCGGCCGGCACCTCCGCGTCCGACCGGGCCCGGATGCAGGTCCTGGCGATGGCCACGGCCGCCCTCTCGCAGGGGCCCTCGCTCTCCCAGGCCGGCACCGACCTGCTGCGCTCCAAGTCCCTGGACCGCAACTCCTTCGACAGCGGCGACTGGTTCAACGCCATCCACTGGAACTGCGCCGACGGCAACGGCTTCGGCCGCGGGCTGCCGACAGCCGCCGACAACCAGTCCAAGTGGTCCTACGCCAGGCCGCTGCTGACCTCGGTGAAGGTCGGGTGCCCGCAGATCGACGGGGCCTCGGCCGCCTACCAGGACCTGCTGCGGATCCGCACCACCGACAAGGCGTTCTCGCTCGGCACGGCCGCGCGGGTGCAGTCGAGGCTCTCCTTCCCGCTGTCCGGGAAGGACGAGACGCCGGGCGTGATCACCATGGAACTCGGTGACCTCGTCGTCGTGTTCAACGCAAGCCCCGAGCAGCAGGAGCAGCGGGTGGGCACGCTGGCCGGAACCGGCTACCGGCTGCACCCGGTGCAGGCGTCGGGTGCGGACTCCGTCGTCAAATCGGCATCGTACGACCGCGAAACGGGTACGTTCGAGGTTCCGGGGCGCACGGTGGCGGTGTTCTCGCGGACGACGTGACCGAGGCCTTACGTTGGTGGGGCAGGCCCGGCATCGGGTACTGCCCCACCGGTGTTGTCCAGGGGCTGGAAGAATGGACGTCAAGGGCAAGCTGACAGACACGACCGTGCTGGTCGTGGACGACGAGCCCGCGAGCCGGTACGCGCTGGGCACCGTGCTGCGCCGGGCCGGTCACCAGGTCGTCGCGGCCGCCGACGGCCGGCAGGCGCTCGCCGAACTCGACGTACGGCTGCGCAAGGGGTCCCTGCCCGACGTGGCCCTCGTCGACGTGAACCTGCCGGACATGAGCGGCTTCGAGCTGTGCCGCCGGCTCAAGGAGCGGCCGCACATGGCCGCCCTGCCCGTCGTGCACTTCTCGGCCCTCCGGGTCCCCCCGGCGGACCGCTGCCCGGGCCTCGACACGGGGGCCGAGGCGTATCTGACGGTGCCCGCCGAGCCGGAGGAGATCGAGGCGGCGGTCCGGGCCGCGGTGCGCGCCGCCCGGCTCCGCGCCGACGACCAGGCGCTGCTGCGGCGGCTGAAGCTGCTGTCGGGGACGATCGTCACCATCCAGTCGGCGCGCTCGCTGCAGGAGCTGGCCGACGCCGCCGCGGACGGTGCCGCACGTCTCCTCGGCGGCCCCGCCGCCGTCTTCGTCCTCGACCAGGACGACGAGCTGTACCTCGGCCTGTACCGGGAGCGCACCTCCCTCGCCCTGCCCGACGAGGGCGCCCACCGGGACGTGGCCGGCCTGCTGCGGCGGCTCACCCGCGGGCAGTCCGGGGTCCGGATCACCACCGTGCCGACGCCGCTGTGGCCCACCGGGTTCTTCCGGCCCGGGGTGCAGCACGACGCCCGGCTGACGCTGGTCCTCACCCAGAACGGCAAGGTGCCGGTGTGCCTGGCCACCCCCACCCGCGGGCAGCGCAGGGTCGACCCCGAGAACGAGGCGCTGCTGGCCCAGCTGGCGCAGGCCGCCGCGCTCGCCGCCGAGCCGCTGCTCATGTACCAGGTGGAGCGGCACGTCGCGCTCACCCTCCAGCACAGCTTCCTGCCCCGCCCGCACCAGCTGCCCGAACTGCCGGGCGTCGACATAGCGGTACGGTACGAGCCCGCCTCCCAGGAGACCGAGATCGGGGGCGACTTCTACGCCGCGCTGCGGGTCGGCGACGGGGTGCTCACCGCGGTCGGGGACGTCGTGGGGCACTCGCTGGACGCGGCCACCGTCATGGTGGAACTGCGGCACGCGCTGCGCGCCTACTGCCTCACCGAGAGCGACCCGGCCGCCCTCGCCGAACGGCTGGACAAGCTGCTCCAGCACTACCACGCCGACGTCACGGCCACCGTCTGCCTCGCCCTGATCGACCCCCGGACCGGGCGTACCCGCATCGCCAACGCCGGGCACATCCCGCCGCTGATACTGGGCGACGACGGCAGCGCCGAGTACGTGAAGGCGTCCGGTCCGCTGCTCGGCGTGGGCCTGCCCCACCCGCCGCCCACCGAGCTGGTCCTCGAACCCACCGACCGGCTCCTCATGGTCACCGACGGCCTCATCGAGACCCGCGGCACCGACCTCACGGTCTCCATGGAGCACCTCCGGGCCGCCGCCGGCGGCGCCCTGCCCGGCCTGGAGGCGCTGTGCGACACCCTGCTGGCCTGCTTCGGCCAGGACCGCGAGGACGACGTCGCACTGCTCGCGCTGAGCCTGGCGAACTAGGCTGAGGCTCACCAGCCGTAGAACAGGAGTGCCGATGCCGCTGATCACCGTCGACTACACCGCCACGGCGGGCCCCGCCTTCGACCGGCGGGGTTTCGCCACGGCCCTGCACCGCGCCGTGGTCGAGATCGCGGCGGCCAGGCCCGAGGCCTGCGAGACCCTGTTCCGCGCCGCCGAGGAGACCGCCTTCGGCTACGACTCCGACGGGGCGCACGTGATCGTCCACGTGACCTTCGGCCTGCTGGCCGGCCGCACCGACGAGACGAAGGCGAAGCTGACGGAGGCGGCGCTGGAGCTGCTGCGGGAGCATCTGAAGCCGGAGGGCTTCGTGCTGCACGCGTCGGCCGAGGTACGGGACCTGGATCCTTCGTACCGGAAGCACGAGGGCTAGGTCTGCATCTGCCGGTTGTCGTCCGGCTGCCGCGCCGGTCCCCGGCGTGTCGCAGCCGAAGGGGACCGGCGGGCCTAGCCCGCCAGGGCGATCAGGCGGGCGGCCAGGTCGGCGAACGGCCCGTCGGCCGGCTCTCCCTGGACCATCCGCCTCACCAACGCCGTCATCTCCTCGTCGTACGCCGCACTCACCGCCGTCAGCGCGGCGAAGTCGTGGACTAGCTGGATCTCCAGTTCCGCGCGCGGGATGCGCCGGCCGTCCAGCCAGATCAGGGCCGTCGACTCGGCCAGCGAGATCCAGGAGCGGACGACCAGTTCCAGGCGGGCCGGTGCCTCGGTGATGTCGAGGTGGGAGAGGATCTGCTCGTAGGCGGCCTGCCGTACGGAGTCGATGAGGGCGTTGGTCGCCGAGGAGCCGACGGCGGGACCGCCGCGCATCAACGCGGCGAAGCCGGGCCCGTGTTCGTCGACGAAGTCGAAGAAGCGCCGCATCACGCGCAGCAGCCTGGCCCCGAGCGGGCCCTCGTGCGGCTCGTGGAAGCGGCCCGCGAGATCCTCCGAGGCCCGCTTCAACGCGGCTTCGTACAGGCTGAGTTTGCCGGGGAAGTAGTGGTAGACCAGCGGCCGCGAGATGCCCGCGGCCGAGGCTATCTCGTCGATGGAGACCTCGTCGGGCGAGCGACGGCTGAACAGTTCGAGGGCGACGCCGATCAACTGCTGCCGCCGCTCCTCGACTCCCATCCTGCGGCGTACCCCGGTTGTCATGCGAACACCTTACCGATCGGATCCGGCCTTCCACGGATCCGACCCTTCACGGGTGTTCACAGATCCAGCACAAGTCTCCCACTTCGGGCCCGCGACACACAGATGAGCATCGAGTCGGCACGCTCCGTGTCCGTGAGGAGCTCGTCCCGGTGCTCCACCTCCCCCTCCAGCACGCGCTGCAGGCAGGTCCCGCAGAACCCCTGTGCGCAGGAGTACGGCGTGTCCGGCAGCTCCGCACGTACCGCGGCCAGCACGGACGAGTCGGCCGGCACCGTCACCGTCCGTCCGGTGCGCCGGAGTTCCAGTTCGAAGGCGTGGTCGGCCCCGGTGTCGGTGCGCGGCGCGAAACGTTCGAGGCGGACCGCCGGGAAGCGCTCCTCCACCGCTGACATCAGCCCCTCCGGACCGCAGCAGTAGACCGCCGCGCCCTCCGGGACGGCCAGCGCGTCGAGGTCCGGGCGGCCGTCCTCGTCCTCCGTGACGACCGTGACCCGCTCGTCCCCGGCCAGCTCGTCCAGGAACGGCGTGGATGCGCGGGTCCGCCCGCAGTACAGCAGCCGCCACGCCACCCCGTCCGGCACCGCCCGCACCATCGACAGGATCGGCGTGATGCCGATGCCCCCGGCCACGAACACGTACGAGGCGGCCTCGACGAGCGGGAAACGGTTGCGCGGCCCGCGCACCTCCAGCTCCATGCCCGCCACGACCTGCTCGTGGACCTCCCGGGAGCCGCCCCGCCCGTCCGCGACCAGCCGGGCGGCGATCGTGTACGACGAGGTGTCGGCCGGGTCCCCGCAGAGCGAGTACTGGCGCACCAGCCCGGACGGCAGCACCACGTCGAGATGGGCGCCGGGCTGCCAGGCGGGCAACCCCGTGCCCTCCAGGCGCAGCTGGACGACCCCGTCGGCGACCGTCCGGTGCGAGGCGACCAGGAGCCGCAGTGCCCGGGAGCGCGGCCGCCCGGAGGTCGGCGGGTCCAGGGCCGGCATCGGCCACAGCGGGGAGGCCTCGACACGGCGGCGCAGCGCCCGCCTGACCAGCAGCGCGGCGCCCGCGACGGCGACGACGGTCCGCAGCCTCGGCGTCATCACTCGCCCTCCTGCTCGGCGGCGAGCGCGGCGGGGGAGGAGGCCAGGTAGGCGACGGCCTGCTCGGTGGAGCCCTCCTGGGAGGGGTGGTAGGTGCGGCTGAGGTAGCGCGGGATCGACCTCAGCATGTCGCCGGTGGCGGGCAGCGTGCCGCGCCGGCCGGCCAGGTAGAAGTCCCGGAACCGGGCCCGGCCCGCGTCGAGCGTCGGGTCGTTCGCCATGAAGAAGCGGGCGCCGCGCTGCCACAGGAACACGATCGCCGTGAACGCGGTCGCCCAGGTCCGTGCCCGGCGCGGGTAGCCGCCGTCGAGGTGCATGAACAGGTCGAAGGCGACCGAGCGGTGTTCGACCTCCTCGGCGCCGTGCCAGCGCAGCAGGTCCAGCATCATCGGATCGGCGCCGCGCCGGTCCAGTTCCCCGGCGTTGAGCACCCAGTCGCCGAGGAAGGCGGTGTAGTGCTCGATGGCCGCGATCAGCGCGACCCGTTCGAGCAGCCACCAGCGCCTGGCCCTCCCGGGCGGCAGGGTCCGGTCGCCGAGCAGCTTCTCGAAGAACCAGTCGACCTGCGCGGTGTACGGCGTCGGGTCGAGACCCAGCTCCCTGAGGTGCGGCAGCACCTCGTCATGGGCCTGGGAGTGCATGGCCTCCTGCCCGATGAACCCGACGACGTCCGCACGCAGCCGCTCGTCGCGGATGAGCGGCAGCACCTGCTTGTAGACGTGCACGAACCAGCGCTCGCCGGCGGGCAGCAGCAGGTGCAGCACGTTGATGGTGTGCGTGGCGAAGGGGTCGCCCGGCACCCAGTGCAGAGGGGTGTCCT
Coding sequences within:
- a CDS encoding fused response regulator/phosphatase, whose amino-acid sequence is MDVKGKLTDTTVLVVDDEPASRYALGTVLRRAGHQVVAAADGRQALAELDVRLRKGSLPDVALVDVNLPDMSGFELCRRLKERPHMAALPVVHFSALRVPPADRCPGLDTGAEAYLTVPAEPEEIEAAVRAAVRAARLRADDQALLRRLKLLSGTIVTIQSARSLQELADAAADGAARLLGGPAAVFVLDQDDELYLGLYRERTSLALPDEGAHRDVAGLLRRLTRGQSGVRITTVPTPLWPTGFFRPGVQHDARLTLVLTQNGKVPVCLATPTRGQRRVDPENEALLAQLAQAAALAAEPLLMYQVERHVALTLQHSFLPRPHQLPELPGVDIAVRYEPASQETEIGGDFYAALRVGDGVLTAVGDVVGHSLDAATVMVELRHALRAYCLTESDPAALAERLDKLLQHYHADVTATVCLALIDPRTGRTRIANAGHIPPLILGDDGSAEYVKASGPLLGVGLPHPPPTELVLEPTDRLLMVTDGLIETRGTDLTVSMEHLRAAAGGALPGLEALCDTLLACFGQDREDDVALLALSLAN
- a CDS encoding 5-carboxymethyl-2-hydroxymuconate Delta-isomerase — protein: MPLITVDYTATAGPAFDRRGFATALHRAVVEIAAARPEACETLFRAAEETAFGYDSDGAHVIVHVTFGLLAGRTDETKAKLTEAALELLREHLKPEGFVLHASAEVRDLDPSYRKHEG
- a CDS encoding TetR/AcrR family transcriptional regulator encodes the protein MTTGVRRRMGVEERRQQLIGVALELFSRRSPDEVSIDEIASAAGISRPLVYHYFPGKLSLYEAALKRASEDLAGRFHEPHEGPLGARLLRVMRRFFDFVDEHGPGFAALMRGGPAVGSSATNALIDSVRQAAYEQILSHLDITEAPARLELVVRSWISLAESTALIWLDGRRIPRAELEIQLVHDFAALTAVSAAYDEEMTALVRRMVQGEPADGPFADLAARLIALAG
- a CDS encoding PDR/VanB family oxidoreductase, whose protein sequence is MTPRLRTVVAVAGAALLVRRALRRRVEASPLWPMPALDPPTSGRPRSRALRLLVASHRTVADGVVQLRLEGTGLPAWQPGAHLDVVLPSGLVRQYSLCGDPADTSSYTIAARLVADGRGGSREVHEQVVAGMELEVRGPRNRFPLVEAASYVFVAGGIGITPILSMVRAVPDGVAWRLLYCGRTRASTPFLDELAGDERVTVVTEDEDGRPDLDALAVPEGAAVYCCGPEGLMSAVEERFPAVRLERFAPRTDTGADHAFELELRRTGRTVTVPADSSVLAAVRAELPDTPYSCAQGFCGTCLQRVLEGEVEHRDELLTDTERADSMLICVSRARSGRLVLDL
- a CDS encoding metal-dependent hydrolase; the encoded protein is MSNKQPQPVQSEHIALKARNVSFAWEDTPLHWVPGDPFATHTINVLHLLLPAGERWFVHVYKQVLPLIRDERLRADVVGFIGQEAMHSQAHDEVLPHLRELGLDPTPYTAQVDWFFEKLLGDRTLPPGRARRWWLLERVALIAAIEHYTAFLGDWVLNAGELDRRGADPMMLDLLRWHGAEEVEHRSVAFDLFMHLDGGYPRRARTWATAFTAIVFLWQRGARFFMANDPTLDAGRARFRDFYLAGRRGTLPATGDMLRSIPRYLSRTYHPSQEGSTEQAVAYLASSPAALAAEQEGE